From the Cystobacter ferrugineus genome, the window ACTGGGGCATCTGTCGGGGCTGATGCAGCAGCGGCGCTACGCCAAGGGCGAGGTCATCTTCCACAAGGGGGACGTGGGGACGGCCTTGTTCATCGTCCGCCGGGGGGAGGTGGCCATCCGGTTGAGCTCCGCGGAGGGCCGGGAGGTCATCCTGGCGATGCTGCACCGGGGCGATTCCTTCGGGGAGCTGGCGCTGCTGGATGGAGAGCCGCGCTCGACGGACGCGGTGGCGCGCGAGGAGACGCACCTGTTGAGCCTGCACCGGGACGACTTCCGGCGCTTCATCGGGGAGCGGCCCCAGGTGGCCATGGGCCTGCTGGCGGCGCTCAGCCGCATGGTGCGGCGCGTCACCCAGTTGGTGCATGACGCGGCCTTCCTGGAGGGGCGCGCGCGGCTGGTGCGGGTGTTGCTGGAGCTGGCGCGCACCCAGGGGCAGCCAGGCCCCGCCGGGGGCGTCGTGCTGCCCAAGCGCACCCAGGTGGAGCTGGCCAACCAGTGCGGGGTGACGCGCGAGAGCGTCAACAAGTGGCTGCGCCACTACGTGCAGGAAGGCTTGATCTCCGTCGATGGGGGGCAGATC encodes:
- a CDS encoding Crp/Fnr family transcriptional regulator, with the protein product MPPYSQLLAQIPMFEQLTDEELGHLSGLMQQRRYAKGEVIFHKGDVGTALFIVRRGEVAIRLSSAEGREVILAMLHRGDSFGELALLDGEPRSTDAVAREETHLLSLHRDDFRRFIGERPQVAMGLLAALSRMVRRVTQLVHDAAFLEGRARLVRVLLELARTQGQPGPAGGVVLPKRTQVELANQCGVTRESVNKWLRHYVQEGLISVDGGQITLLDVERLRRDVE